Proteins from one Corvus cornix cornix isolate S_Up_H32 chromosome 19, ASM73873v5, whole genome shotgun sequence genomic window:
- the DYNLL2 gene encoding dynein light chain 2, cytoplasmic isoform X2, producing MSDRKAVIKNADMSEDMQQDAVDCATQAMEKYNIEKDIAAYIKKEFDKKYNPTWHCIVGRNFGSYVTHETKHFIYFYLGQVAILLFKSG from the exons ATGTCTGACAGAAAGGCCGTGATCAAGAATGCGGACATGTCCGAGGACATGCAGCAGGATGCTGTAGACTGTGCTACACAGGCCATGGAGAAGTACAACATAGAAAAGGACATTGCAGCATATATCAAGAAG gaATTTGACAAGAAATACAACCCAACTTGGCACTGCATTGTTGGCAGAAACTTTGGCAGCTATGTAACACACGAGACAAAGCACTTCATCTATTTTTACTTGGGTCAGGTTGCAATTCTTCTCTTCAAGTCTGGATAG
- the DYNLL2 gene encoding dynein light chain 2, cytoplasmic isoform X1 produces MFCLRFTMSDRKAVIKNADMSEDMQQDAVDCATQAMEKYNIEKDIAAYIKKEFDKKYNPTWHCIVGRNFGSYVTHETKHFIYFYLGQVAILLFKSG; encoded by the exons ATGTTCTGCCTTAGGTTCACGATGTCTGACAGAAAGGCCGTGATCAAGAATGCGGACATGTCCGAGGACATGCAGCAGGATGCTGTAGACTGTGCTACACAGGCCATGGAGAAGTACAACATAGAAAAGGACATTGCAGCATATATCAAGAAG gaATTTGACAAGAAATACAACCCAACTTGGCACTGCATTGTTGGCAGAAACTTTGGCAGCTATGTAACACACGAGACAAAGCACTTCATCTATTTTTACTTGGGTCAGGTTGCAATTCTTCTCTTCAAGTCTGGATAG